From Astyanax mexicanus isolate ESR-SI-001 chromosome 16, AstMex3_surface, whole genome shotgun sequence, one genomic window encodes:
- the si:dkey-110c1.10 gene encoding unconventional myosin-Vb, whose protein sequence is MATPELYTKGASVWVPDPEEVWVCTQLQKDYRPGDQQLTLLLSDGREVQYPVAPPAALPPLRNPDILEGENDLTALSFLHEPAVLHNLRVRFLHYNSIYTYCGIVLVALNPYEELPIYGEEVIDVYSGQDMADMDPHIFSLAEDAYRTMIREEKNQSIIISGESGSGKTVSAKFTMRYFAVVGGAAQQTSVEEKVLASNPIMEAIGNAKTIRNDNSSRFGKYIEIGFGSKGDIIGANMRTYLLEKSRVVFQAPKERNYHIFYQLCASRELPEMRALKLSSAENFRYTSQGKDINIPGTDDVMELENTRNALTILGVQPDQQMELFRILAAVLHLGNVNIQASGRGGDRSYINGDDGFLVVFSKLMGVEGSQMAHWLCHQRLAVGGEMLVKPMSGQQANDARDALAKHIYGQLFTWIVQRLNSALRAQREQPKTFIGVLDIYGFETFDRNSFEQFCINYANEKLQQQFNRHVFQLEQEEYVREELPWNRIEFSDNQPCITLIEGSLGLLDLLDEECRVPKGSDENWARKLYDQHLNNSHNFRKPRMSNSAFIILHFADMVQYECVGFLDKNRDTVFEEPINIMRASQSDLVAELFQQQSAGGSISASSVPNGGVRSGKRAHREHKLTVGFQFRQSLQLLMDTLNSTTPHYVRCIKPNDLKKSFMFDPKRAVQQLRACGVLETVRISAAGYPSRWTYEEFFGRYRVLLRGYSAQEDLRVSCQNTIPALILDPDQYCFGKTKVFFRAGQVAVLEKLRAERLRAAGVLIQSWVRGWMQRRWYQQLRRSTLTLQRYTRGALARRLAWTLRYTRAALIIQKTFRMVMVRQLFISIREATITIQAFARGMQARHAYRVLVAERAAVRLQAWVRCCLTRRWFRRVRAAVVLLQCCVRRKAARRELRRLRAEARSVEKYRELNKGMEVKLMQLQLRADQQARESASLREALRAERESNSSEQEQLRSALHKLQKQLQEQSHTAPTVTAKQEEERRRAEERAAQEIHQLSQEMEALKVERDSLEKERDELTTRLQEQEKKAQEESRQQSQAQAGAAVQAELEEERRRYQGLLREFTRLEQRYDNLRDMSMLPTAERWRGHRRTDSTQSVSLEPPSPISPAFSGPPDFSSAEDGRRISVTSPFDRRPWNPEPPLNALMEDLGVPKATAEKMQGEDLRHAYDAVRVANKFLERQLVTQRAELEQEKDALVLQLQEVQRRDAPASKALKDLMDQMEVQEQECRRLRRELKEMKHTVSLRKILSYAGPAVSASQEPLSPSTQPIPTLAGLLECRKKDENRLIKNLITDVRTEVALSLDPGMAARLLFLCVRQADFSRDHTRARGLCVAVVTAFKTTLKKHTGDLDMTALWLKNACVLKDLLTQHSPTQVQTSGEEGGGGEEVLPLQVELREQIRTLGDVCIQAYQQLLSISESRLHPIIVPAILESETIPGLSGAVVKLVGSRKRAGSDPRPAGSTEAASMAAVLKELGALHSALERQGLPLTLMEQIFRQLAHLLAASTLNSLLLRKDMCCCNRGLQIRYNVSLLEEWLRSRGVWSGGAAASLEPLIQAAQLLQMSKKTEADGQAIVQTCNAMSSQQIVKILTQYTPQSDLEERVTLNFIRITQGLLKGCSDGHPPQLLLDVRRVFPVTFPYLPPLPVSAEQLDIPESLKISFLRRV, encoded by the exons ATGGCAACTCCCGAACTCTACACTAAG GGAGCGAGTGTGTGGGTGCCGGATCCTGAAGAAGTGTGGGTGTGCACGCAGCTACAGAAGGACTACAGGCCGGGAGACCAGCAACTCACACTCCTGCTCAGTGATGGCAGA GAGGTACAATACCCAGTGGCTCCCCCTgctgctcttcctcctctcagAAACCCTGATATTCTGGAAGGAGAAAATGACTTGACAGCTTTGAGCTTCCTGCATGAACCTGCAGTGCTCCACAACCTGCGTGTGCGCTTCCTCCACTACAACAGCATCTACACTTACTGCG GGATTGTGCTAGTGGCCCTAAACCCATATGAAGAGCTGCCCATCTATGGAGAGGAGGTGATTGATGTGTACAGTGGACAGGACATGGCTGATATGGATCCTCATATCTTCTCTCTAGCTGAGGACGCATACCGCACCATGATCAG GGAGGAGAAGAACCAGTCAATTATCATTAGCGGGGAGTCAGGCTCTGGCAAAACTGTCTCTGCCAAGTTCACCATGCGCTATTTTGCTGTGGTGGGAGGAGCAGCTCAGCAGACCAGTGTGGAGGAGAAAGTCTTGGCCTCCAACCCCATCATGGAG GCTATTGGAAATGCTAAAACGATTCGCAATGATAACAGCAGCCGGTTTGGAAAATACATTGAAATCGGCTTTGGGTCTAAAGGAGATATAATTGGAGCAAACATGAGAACCTACCTGCTGGAAAAGTCCAGAGTTGTTTTTCAG GCTCCAAAAGAGAGGAACTACCACATCTTCTATCAGCTTTGTGCCTCCAGAGAACTACCAGAAATGAGGGCCCTCAAACTTA GTTCTGCAGAGAACTTTAGATACACCAGCCAAGGAAAGGACATAAACATTCCAGGCACAGACGATGTCATGGAGCTGGAGAACACTCGAAATGCATTGACTATTTTGG GAGTTCAGCCTGACCAGCAAATGGAGCTGTTTCGGATACTAGCAGCTGTTCTGCATCTTGGAAATGTGAACATCCAGGCCAGTGGCCGAGGAGGCGACCGCAGTTACATCAAT ggTGATGATGGCTTCCTGGTAGTCTTTTCTAAACTGATGGGAGTGGAGGGCTCTCAGATGGCCCACTGGCTATGTCATCAGCGGCTAGCCGTGGGCGGGGAGATGCTGGTGAAGCCCATGTCAGGTCAGCAGGCTAATGATGCACGGGACGCTTTAGCTAAGCATATTTATGGGCAGCTGTTTACCTGGATTGTCCAAAGACTGAACTCAGCTCTGCGGGCCCAAAGAGAGCAGCCCAAAACCTTTATTGGAGTTCTGGACATATATGG GTTTGAGACCTTTGACAGAAACAGTTTTGAGCAATTCTGTATCAACTACGCTAATGAGAAACTTCAACAGCAGTTCAACAGG CATGTGTTTCAGTTGGAGCAGGAAGAGTATGTGCGAGAGGAGCTGCCCTGGAACCGTATTGAGTTCAGTGATAACCAACCTTGCATCACCCTTATAGAGGGCTCACTGGGCCTGCTGGACTTGTTGGATGAAGAGTGTAGA GTTCCTAAAGGCTCTGATGAAAACTGGGCACGAAAACTTTATGATCAGCACCTGAACAACAGCCACAACTTCCGCAAGCCACGCATGTCCAACTCAGCCTTCATTATACTTCACTTTGCTGACATG GTCCAGTATGAGTGTGTTGGCTTCTTAGATAAGAACCGTGATACAGTATTTGAAGAGCCCATCAACATAATGAGGGCGAGTCAG TCTGACCTGGTTGCAGAGCTGTTCCAGCAGCAGTCTGCAGGAGGCTCTATCTCTGCCTCCTCTGTGCCTAACGGGGGTGTGCGCTCAGGAAAAAGAGCCCACCGTGAGCACAAATTAACCGTGGGCTTCCAGTTCCGTCAATCTCTGCAGCTCCTGATGGACACACTCAACAGCACCACCCCTCACTATGTCCGCTGCATCAAACCCAACGACCTCAAGAAGTCCTTCAT gttTGATCCTAAGAGAGCAGTGCAGCAGTTACGAGCTTGTGGTGTGTTGGAGACAGTTCGGATCAGTGCTGCAGGCTATCCATCCAG GTGGACGTACGAAGAGTTCTTTGGCCGCTACAGAGTACTACTTCGTGGCTACTCTGCTCAGGAAGATTTACGGGTGTCGTGTCAGAACACAATCCCTGCCCTCATCCTGGACCCTGACCAGTACTGCTTTGGCAAAACAAAGGTGTTTTTCCGGGCAGGACAGGTGGCTGTGCTGGAGAAGCTGAGGGCTGAGAGGCTGAGGGCAGCTGGAGTACTGATCCAGAGCTGGGTGAGAGGATGGATGCAGCGGCGGTGGTACCAGCAGCTGCGCAGGTCAACTCTTACTCTACAGAGATACACTCGGGGAGCACTGGCCCGCAG ATTGGCTTGGACTCTGCGGTACACACGGGCTGCTCTGATCATCCAGAAGACGTTTCGTATGGTCATGGTGCGGCAGCTCTTCATTTCTATTCGAGAGGCCACCATCACCATCCAGGCCTTCGCTCGGGGAATGCAGGCCCGACATGCATACAGAGTG CTGGTGGCAGAGCGGGCAGCGGTGCGTCTGCAGGCGTGGGTGCGCTGCTGCCTGACCCGCCGCTGGTTCAGGCGTGTGAGGGCTGcggtggtgctgctgcagtgctgtgtgcGCAGGAAGGCGGCTCGGAGAGAGCTGCGGAGGCTGAGGGCCGAGGCTCGTTCTGTGGAAAAGTACAGAGAACTCAACAAGGGCATGGAGGTCAAACTCATGCAGCTGCAGCTGCGTGCTGACCAGCAG gccaGAGAGAGTGCATCTCTCCGGGAAGCTCTTCGAGCTGAACGCGAGTCTAACAGCAGTGAACAGGAGCAGCTCCGCTCAGCTTTACACAAACTGCAGAAGCAGCTCCAGGAACAGAGCCACACTGCTCCCACAGTCACTgctaaacaggaggaggagaggaggagagctgAGGAGAGAGCAGCCCAGGAGATACACCAACTCTCACAG GAGATGGAGGCTCTGAAAGTGGAGAGAGACTCTTTAGAAAAGGAGAGAGATGAACTCACCACGCGTTTACAGGAGCAGGAGAAGAAGGCTCAAGAAG AGAGCAGGCAGCAGTCGCAGGCACAGGCTGGAGCAGCAGTACAGGCTGAGCTGGAGGAGGAGCGGAGGAGATATCAGGGCTTGCTGAGGGAGTTTACTCGGCTAGAGCAGAGATACGACAACCTGAGGGACATGAGCATGCTCCCTACTGCTGAG CGTTGGCGCGGACACAGGCGGACTGACTCCACTCAGAGTGTGTCTCTAGAGCCTCCATCTCCCATCTCTCCAGCCTTCAGTGGTCCACCTGACTTTTCCTCTGCTGAAGATGGAAGGAGGATCAGCGTCACCTCACCCTTCGATAGGAGGCCATGGAATCCTGAGCCACCTTTG AATGCATTAATGGAGGACCTGGGTGTGCCAAAAGCTACAGCGGAGAAGATGCAGGGAGAAGACCTCCGTCATGCCTACGATGCTGTCCGGGTGGCCAACAA GTTTCTGGAGAGACAGCTTGTGACTCAGAGAGCTGAGTTAGAGCAGGAAAAAGATGCTCTTGTGCTGCAGCTCCAGGAGGTTCAGAGAAGAGATGCTCCAGCCAGCAAAGCTCTGAAG gatcTAATGGACCAGATGGAGGTTCAGGAACAAGAGTGCCGCAGGCTGAGGAGGGAACTGAAGGAGATGAAACACACAGTGTCACTCCGGAAAATTCTCTCTTATGCAG GCCCAGCCGTGTCTGCATCTCAGGAGCCACTCTCTCCATCTACACAGCCAATCCCAACACTCGCTGGATTACTGGAATGTAGGAAGAAAGACGAGAATAGACTTATTAAGAATCTAATTACag ATGTTCGGACTGAAGTGGCTCTCTCTCTGGACCCTGGCATGGCAGCACGGCTGCTCTTCCTGTGTGTGCGTCAGGCAGACTTCAGCAGGGATCACACTCGGGCCCGAGGCCTCTGCGTCGCTGTGGTTACTGCATTTAAAACAACTTTAAAG AAACACACTGGTGATTTGGACATGACGGCTCTTTGGTTGAAAAATGCCTGTGTGCTCAAAGACCTGCTCACACAGCACTCACCTACACAGGTTCAAACCTCTGGAGAG GAGGGTGGGGGAGGAGAGGAGGTGCTCCCTCTGCAGGTGGAGCTGAGGGAACAGATCCGGACGCTTGGTGATGTGTGTATTCAGGCCTATCAGCAGCTGCTCTCCATTTCCGAAAGCCGACTACATCCCATCATTG TTCCGGCCATTTTGGAGAGCGAGACCATTCCTGGCCTGTCGGGAGCTGTGGTGAAGCTGGTTGGCTCTCGTAAGCGTGCAGGCTCTGACCCCCGGCCGGCGGGCTCTACAGAAGCGGCCAGCATGGCAGCAGTGCTGAAGGAACTGGGAGCACTGCACTCTGCGTTGGAGCGGCAGGGTCTGCCCCTAACCCTGATGGAGCAGATCTTCAGGCAGCTTGCCCACTTGCTGGCTGCCAGCACCCTAAACAGCCTGCTGCTGCGCAAGGACATGTGCTGCTGTAACCGTGGCCTACAGATCAG ATACAATGTGAGCCTACTGGAGGAGTGGCTACGGAGTCGAGGAGTATGGTCAGGAGGTGCTGCAGCCTCTCTGGAGCCCCTCATACAGGCAGCCCAACTTCTTCAAATGAGCAAGAAAACTGAGGCAGATGGACAAGCTATAGTTCAAACCTGCAATGCTATGTCCAGCCAGCAG ATTGTGAAGATTTTGACGCAGTACACTCCGCAGAGTGATCTTGAGGAAAGAGTAACACTCAATTTCATCCGCATCACTCAG GGGCTGCTGAAGGGATGCTCAGATGGACACCCTCCTCAGCTGCTGCTGGATGTTAGGAGGGTTTTCCCCGTTACTTTTCCCTACCTGCCGCCCTTACCTGTGAGCGCTGAGCAACTGGACATCCCAGAGTCTCTGAAGATCTCCTTCCTCCGCAGGGTATAA